Part of the Labrys wisconsinensis genome, TCGAGCGCCTCGATCACCGCGAACAGGCGGGCATGGCGCTGCACCATGCGGGCGAGGGCGTAGAGATGGCGGGCCCGGCCGGGGCCGCCGAGCCCGGCCCAGCGCCCCTGCGCCTTGCGCGCCGCGGCCACGGCGGCATCGATGTCGGCCGCCGAGCCCTGGGCGATGCTCGCCAGCACCTTGCCGGTGGCCGGCTCGACCGTGTCGAAGCGGCCCGCCGCCTCGGTGAAGCGCCCGGCGATGAAGTTGCCGAAGCCGTCCGCATGGCTCTTCAGCCAGGCGCGTGCCTCGGTGTCGGCTTCGGGGGCGGGGCCGTAGTCCATGGTGTCGAAATAGTGGGCGACGCTCATCGTGAGGCTCTGTTCGGTTTCAGGCTCGACGGCTGACGATCCCTTCCCCCTTGTGGGGAAGGGTTAGGGATGGGGGTCGTAGGCGTAGGGTGCGCCATGTCCTGACCGACCCCCACCCTTTATCCCTCCCCACAAGGGGGAGGGAAGACGCAAGCGTCGAGCAACATCCGGCACTGTCGTGTCTCGCCCGTCCGTCAATGCTTTTGGCGGGCATGATGCTTCATGAGGTCAGGCGCCTCACTCCCTCACCCCAGCGCGTGGCGATTGAAGGCGGAGTAGCGGCCGGTGACGTGGTGCTCGAGCTGGCGTTCGATGTCGGCAAGCAGGCTGGAGGCGCCGACGCGGAAGAGATCCGGCTCCAGCCATTCGCGGCCGAGCTCCTCCTTCATCAGGAACTGGTAGGTCAGCACGTCCTTGGCCGCCGAGATGCCGCCGGCCGGTTTATAGCCGACCTTGAAGCCGGTGCGCTCCTGGTAGGCGCGGATCATGCGCAGCATCACCAGCGTCACCAGGGGCGTGGCGTTGACGCTCTCCTTGCCGGTCGAGGTCTTGATGAAGTCGGCGCCGGCCATCATGCAGACCATCGAGGCCTTGGCCACGTTGCGCATGGTCTTGATGTCGCCGGTGGCCAGGATCGCCTTGACATGGGCCTTGCCGCAGGCAGCCCGGAAATCCTGCATCTCGCGGTAGAGCGCCCGCCAATTGCCGGTGAGCACGTGCTCGCGGGTGATGACGATGTCGATCTCGCCGGCCCCCTCCTTCACCGAGGCCTCGATCTCGCGCAGCTTGACGTCGTGCGGGACCAGGCCGGCGGGAAAGCCGGTGGAGACGGCCGCGACCGGGATGCGTGTGTCGCGCAGCGCCTCGACAGCCGTCGCGACGAAGCGGTGATAGACGCAGATCGCGCCGGTGTGGATCACGCGCTCGCCGAAGCCCAGCGCCTCCAGGAGGTCGCGGCGCACCGGCGCTTTCGCCTTGGCGCAGAGCCGCCGCACCCGCTCGGTGGTGTCGTCGCCGTTGAGGGTGGTGAGGTCGATGCAGGTCACGGCCTTGAGCAGCCACGCGGCCTGCGCGTCCTTCTTCACCGTGCGCCGGCCGGGCAGCGTGGCGACGCGGCGCTCGGCGGCGGAGAGGTTGACGCGGATCTCGTCGACCCAGTCCAGCTCCAGGGCATGGCCCTCGTTGCGCGGGATGGCGGCGTGAGCGGCGTTGAGGGCGTGCACGTTCGACATGGGCGGCGCCGGGTTGACTTGGCCGGGGAGCTAGAGGCGCGAACCTCGTGGGAGTCAAGGCCCGGCGCCCGCCGTCGCGATACGCGCCGGCGGGCGTCGGCACGGCCGGCTTGCCCGATTTCGCGCCAGGCCGGCCGAAATTGGGGGCTTGCCGCGGCCGGAAGGACGGCCTTTACTGCCGGCATCGACCAATGCCCGGCGCAGGCCGGCTCGCAGGGGGGATGGCAATGACGGTCGGCTTCA contains:
- the deoC gene encoding deoxyribose-phosphate aldolase — translated: MSNVHALNAAHAAIPRNEGHALELDWVDEIRVNLSAAERRVATLPGRRTVKKDAQAAWLLKAVTCIDLTTLNGDDTTERVRRLCAKAKAPVRRDLLEALGFGERVIHTGAICVYHRFVATAVEALRDTRIPVAAVSTGFPAGLVPHDVKLREIEASVKEGAGEIDIVITREHVLTGNWRALYREMQDFRAACGKAHVKAILATGDIKTMRNVAKASMVCMMAGADFIKTSTGKESVNATPLVTLVMLRMIRAYQERTGFKVGYKPAGGISAAKDVLTYQFLMKEELGREWLEPDLFRVGASSLLADIERQLEHHVTGRYSAFNRHALG